In the genome of Chryseobacterium oryzae, one region contains:
- a CDS encoding ABC transporter permease has translation MNILFRKDTWQEIYYSLKNNKLRTFLTMIGVGWGMFLYVSLLGAAKGMENGFDKLFSGFATNSIFLWAQNTSIPYDGFPKGRQVSLHLPDMGLLERKIHQIDYISPQNSRGSFGNPGERMSRNGKTAVYTLTGDYPLGNKISEKKLIFGRYLNDADVSGNKNVVVIGEGIYKNFFDANKNENPIGQSINIKGIFFNIIGVYKVGRAGGPNNNDTTAFIPLSTFTKMFNDGDRVDFFAIVSKPDADLTVVENQVKDELKSKNHVSPEDTNAFGTFNLGKMFEKMTGFLTGMQLLTIIVGTLTIIAGVIAISNILLITVKERTKEIGIRRALGAKPSEVRNQILLESVVITLASGLIGFMFGIILLMIIDILTKNQDTFPFYNPTVNYGDVFSAMGVMILLGLIIGMIPAQRAVKIKPIEALRSE, from the coding sequence GTGAACATCTTATTCAGAAAAGATACATGGCAGGAAATTTATTATTCCCTCAAAAATAATAAACTCCGAACCTTTCTTACGATGATTGGCGTAGGATGGGGTATGTTTTTGTATGTGAGTCTTTTAGGAGCTGCAAAAGGTATGGAGAATGGTTTCGATAAGCTTTTTTCGGGCTTCGCTACCAATTCTATTTTTCTTTGGGCTCAGAACACTTCTATTCCGTACGATGGTTTTCCTAAAGGGCGGCAGGTTTCGCTTCATTTACCGGATATGGGTTTGCTCGAAAGAAAAATCCACCAGATAGATTATATTTCTCCACAAAATTCGCGAGGGAGTTTTGGTAATCCGGGTGAACGCATGAGCAGAAACGGAAAAACCGCAGTTTATACCTTAACGGGCGATTATCCTTTGGGAAATAAAATATCAGAAAAGAAACTGATTTTCGGAAGATATCTTAATGATGCAGATGTTTCCGGGAATAAAAATGTGGTTGTAATCGGAGAAGGAATTTACAAGAATTTTTTTGATGCCAATAAAAATGAAAATCCAATCGGGCAGTCTATCAACATAAAAGGGATTTTTTTTAACATCATCGGTGTTTATAAAGTTGGAAGAGCAGGAGGTCCCAATAATAACGATACCACTGCTTTTATCCCGCTTTCTACTTTCACGAAAATGTTTAATGATGGAGATCGTGTAGATTTTTTCGCTATTGTAAGCAAGCCCGATGCAGATTTAACGGTAGTAGAAAATCAGGTTAAAGACGAACTGAAAAGTAAAAACCATGTTTCTCCTGAAGATACCAACGCTTTCGGCACATTCAATCTTGGGAAAATGTTCGAAAAAATGACAGGTTTTCTTACCGGGATGCAGCTTTTAACCATCATTGTAGGAACGTTAACGATTATTGCGGGAGTTATTGCTATTTCAAATATATTGCTCATCACGGTAAAAGAACGTACCAAAGAAATCGGGATTCGCCGTGCTTTGGGTGCAAAACCTTCTGAAGTAAGAAACCAGATTTTGCTGGAAAGTGTAGTTATTACACTGGCTTCAGGACTTATTGGCTTTATGTTCGGAATTATTTTGCTGATGATTATAGATATTCTTACTAAAAATCAGGATACATTTCCATTTTATAATCCTACTGTAAACTATGGTGATGTATTTTCTGCAATGGGAGTAATGATTTTGCTTGGGTTGATTATCGGGATGATTCCTGCACAGAGAGCCGTGAAAATAAAGCCTATAGAAGCATTAAGAAGCGAATAG
- a CDS encoding chitobiase/beta-hexosaminidase C-terminal domain-containing protein: MNLKLQCKSRTIYAFLMALFSVWGWGQTTVTLTNGNSWVVPQNVYSLQVECLGGGGSGGSAISSSSGSRAGAGGGAGGAYAKINTIAVTPGTTINYSIGSGGIASSTVGAVGNGGDTWFLSSSTVLAKGGAGAESITGANGLTNGLGATGTIVGSIGNVVYKGGDGADGSAVTSGNIGFSGGGGSSAGRGFNGNNASSNIGGIAPTGGYAGAAGVGSGTNGSSPSGTSYGSAGSGAHAASSSTQRNGGNGKAGRIIITYSLGNPTQVAVPTIAATGAANGTDTYWSTANITLASSTSGVSIYYTTDNTPPTAASSLYTSPFSITSTSTIKAIAVDGTGNLTDSSIASKLITITNPATATIPYSQSFNNTLGDWINYKESGNASYSGWTTAASGAESNGYNQGTTKAWLISPKFTSVQSNSLLSFNYASQYEGDDLKVVYSADYAGYGDPNTATWTNLTTITEASGTSVSTGSLTNFVVPASGNVHFAFVYQDASAGGWALWRVSNLTINAPTPLATTWNGTTWSNGVPTASVDAIVTGNLSINSNIFAKNITIQNGGVLEITAGNTVNAVDVTVEDGGNLIQKDGSTLSYTGTFKVLKNGNSDVGKYAFWSSPIDGQSLNAIYGSLAPDYITEYDTPTDYFVNAGSTTSVFGKGYSIKTPNVSSNHVVTFTGVPNNGTQTFALSNGGNRYNLVGNPYPSDLNLDALYALNTNKITSTFYFWDNTSASVTTQSGGTTTNYGYATYNASATSGTSGTFVASPNVGSINPSGNVAKIGQGFFVRLMPNLSNNTSLNFDNSLRVASTGTFFNKNNNSGVGKYWLRLSSSYGTNNTLAVTYSPAASNSYDAFDSKAIAMGSDGFYTVADAQKLIIQGRETFNINDVVPVGTKHFENGNFTIALIQKEGLFNNGQAVYLHDKVMGTYTDLQNGSYSFAANFGENSNRFEIVYKLGVLSTSEVTKDAFEVYRNGEDFFVRNDKNIDSVTIYDASGRQIQTLNGGAKEIRISLNAKGVYLVKAVSQGKEYTKKIIK, from the coding sequence ATGAATTTAAAATTACAATGTAAATCGAGGACGATATATGCGTTTTTGATGGCTCTTTTCTCGGTGTGGGGATGGGGACAGACGACAGTGACTTTAACTAATGGAAATTCTTGGGTTGTACCACAAAATGTTTACAGTTTACAAGTTGAATGCTTAGGTGGTGGTGGTTCAGGAGGAAGTGCTATTAGTTCATCATCTGGTAGTAGAGCTGGTGCTGGTGGAGGAGCTGGTGGAGCTTATGCAAAAATTAATACTATTGCTGTAACACCAGGAACTACTATAAACTATTCAATTGGTTCCGGTGGAATAGCATCGTCCACGGTTGGAGCTGTCGGAAATGGTGGAGATACTTGGTTTTTATCAAGTTCAACAGTATTAGCTAAAGGAGGTGCAGGTGCTGAAAGTATTACAGGTGCTAATGGGCTGACAAATGGATTAGGAGCTACAGGTACTATTGTAGGTTCTATTGGTAATGTAGTATATAAAGGAGGTGACGGTGCAGATGGGTCTGCAGTTACATCTGGTAATATAGGGTTTTCAGGTGGTGGTGGTTCAAGTGCTGGTAGAGGATTCAATGGGAACAATGCTTCTTCAAATATTGGTGGTATTGCTCCGACAGGAGGCTATGCTGGTGCCGCTGGTGTTGGATCAGGTACAAATGGTAGTTCTCCTTCAGGTACAAGTTATGGATCTGCTGGTAGCGGGGCACATGCTGCTTCTTCATCTACACAGAGGAATGGTGGAAACGGAAAGGCTGGAAGAATTATAATTACTTATTCTTTAGGAAATCCAACACAAGTAGCAGTACCTACAATCGCAGCTACAGGTGCAGCAAACGGAACAGATACTTATTGGAGTACAGCGAATATCACATTGGCATCCTCAACATCTGGGGTATCAATTTATTATACAACGGATAATACGCCACCAACAGCTGCTTCTTCATTATATACATCTCCATTTTCAATAACTTCTACTAGTACTATAAAAGCAATAGCAGTTGATGGTACGGGAAATTTGACCGATAGTAGTATTGCGTCAAAATTAATTACAATTACAAACCCAGCTACAGCAACAATTCCTTATAGTCAATCATTTAATAATACTTTAGGAGATTGGATAAACTATAAGGAATCAGGTAATGCAAGTTATTCTGGTTGGACGACAGCTGCGAGTGGTGCAGAAAGTAATGGATATAACCAAGGAACCACAAAAGCATGGTTAATATCTCCAAAATTTACTAGTGTACAATCAAATTCTCTTTTATCTTTTAATTATGCCTCTCAATATGAAGGAGATGATTTGAAGGTTGTATATTCTGCGGATTATGCCGGATATGGAGATCCAAATACAGCTACTTGGACTAACCTTACAACAATTACAGAAGCTTCTGGAACATCAGTTTCTACAGGTAGTTTAACCAATTTTGTTGTACCTGCCTCAGGGAATGTACATTTTGCATTTGTTTACCAAGATGCAAGTGCGGGTGGTTGGGCTTTATGGAGAGTCAGCAACCTAACAATTAATGCCCCAACTCCTCTTGCTACTACTTGGAATGGAACAACATGGTCAAACGGTGTACCAACAGCTTCAGTAGATGCAATTGTAACGGGTAATTTATCTATTAACTCAAATATTTTTGCCAAAAATATCACAATTCAAAATGGAGGAGTTTTAGAAATCACTGCTGGTAATACAGTTAATGCAGTAGATGTTACCGTAGAAGATGGTGGTAACCTTATCCAGAAAGATGGTTCTACTTTATCTTATACAGGTACTTTTAAAGTTTTGAAAAATGGAAATAGTGATGTGGGTAAATATGCATTTTGGTCTTCTCCGATAGATGGTCAAAGTTTAAATGCGATCTATGGTTCACTTGCTCCAGATTATATTACAGAATATGATACCCCAACAGATTACTTTGTTAATGCTGGATCTACAACTTCTGTTTTTGGTAAAGGTTATTCTATTAAAACTCCAAATGTTTCTAGCAATCATGTTGTTACCTTTACTGGGGTGCCAAATAACGGAACGCAAACTTTTGCATTATCTAATGGAGGAAACAGATATAATTTGGTAGGAAACCCTTACCCGTCAGATTTAAATTTAGATGCATTGTATGCTTTAAACACAAACAAAATTACCAGTACATTCTATTTTTGGGATAATACCAGTGCATCTGTAACTACGCAATCTGGAGGAACAACAACCAATTATGGGTATGCAACTTATAATGCGTCAGCAACTTCCGGAACATCAGGAACTTTTGTAGCATCTCCTAATGTTGGTTCTATAAATCCTTCTGGGAATGTGGCAAAAATTGGACAAGGGTTCTTTGTAAGATTAATGCCTAATTTATCAAATAATACATCATTGAATTTTGATAATAGTTTGAGAGTAGCATCTACAGGTACTTTCTTTAACAAAAACAATAATTCTGGGGTTGGTAAATATTGGTTGAGATTAAGCTCATCTTACGGTACTAATAATACTTTAGCGGTTACTTACTCTCCAGCTGCCTCTAACTCTTATGATGCTTTTGATTCTAAAGCAATTGCAATGGGATCCGATGGTTTTTATACTGTAGCAGATGCACAAAAACTTATCATTCAGGGTAGAGAAACGTTTAATATTAATGATGTGGTTCCTGTTGGAACGAAGCATTTCGAAAATGGAAACTTTACTATTGCTTTAATACAGAAAGAGGGTCTTTTCAATAACGGACAGGCGGTTTATCTTCACGATAAAGTAATGGGTACTTATACAGATCTTCAGAATGGTAGTTATTCTTTTGCAGCAAACTTTGGAGAAAACTCCAACAGATTTGAGATTGTATACAAACTGGGAGTATTGTCTACTTCTGAAGTTACAAAAGATGCTTTCGAAGTATACAGAAATGGAGAAGATTTCTTTGTGAGAAACGATAAAAATATAGACAGCGTGACTATTTACGATGCTTCTGGAAGACAAATTCAGACTTTAAATGGAGGAGCAAAAGAAATTAGAATTTCTTTAAATGCAAAAGGGGTTTACCTTGTAAAAGCAGTATCTCAAGGAAAAGAATACACTAAAAAAATTATTAAATAA
- the glyA gene encoding serine hydroxymethyltransferase encodes MDIIFDLIEKEKARQSHGLELIASENFVSENVMKAMGSVLTNKYAEGYPGKRYYGGCEVIDEVETLAIDRAKQLFGIDYVNVQPHSGSQANAAIYLAVLKPGDKIMGMDLSMGGHLTHGSAVNFSGIQYDVVSYGVQQETGLIDYDQMREVALREKPKMLIAGFSAYSRDLDYAKFREVADEIGATLWADIAHPAGLIAKGLLNNPFEHCHVVTTTTHKTLRGPRGGMIMMGKDFENTYGHKTPKGETKMMSQVLDGAVFPGIQGGPLEHVIGAKAVAFGEAIDDKFLTYAKQVKANAQALAKAMISNGFDIVSGGTDNHLMLIDLRNKGVNGKETEKALVKAEITCNKNMVPFDDKSPFTTSGIRLGTAAITTRGLKENDMETIAGLISEVVDNIKNEEVLSSVGKKVNELMEGKALFNY; translated from the coding sequence ATGGACATTATTTTTGACCTTATCGAAAAAGAAAAAGCGAGACAATCTCACGGATTAGAGCTGATTGCTTCAGAAAATTTTGTTTCTGAAAATGTAATGAAAGCTATGGGAAGTGTTCTTACAAACAAATATGCAGAAGGATATCCCGGAAAAAGATATTACGGAGGTTGTGAAGTAATAGATGAGGTTGAAACTTTGGCTATTGACAGAGCGAAACAGCTTTTTGGTATAGATTACGTGAATGTACAGCCGCATTCTGGTTCTCAGGCGAATGCTGCCATTTATCTTGCAGTTTTAAAACCTGGAGATAAAATTATGGGTATGGATCTTTCTATGGGAGGTCACCTTACTCATGGTTCTGCTGTAAATTTTTCGGGAATTCAGTATGATGTGGTTTCTTATGGAGTTCAGCAGGAAACCGGTCTTATTGATTACGACCAGATGAGAGAAGTTGCCTTAAGAGAAAAACCAAAAATGCTTATTGCAGGATTCTCGGCGTATTCCAGAGATTTAGACTATGCTAAATTCAGAGAAGTTGCAGACGAAATTGGGGCAACACTTTGGGCGGATATTGCACACCCTGCAGGTTTAATTGCCAAAGGACTTTTAAATAATCCGTTCGAACACTGTCATGTTGTTACCACAACAACTCACAAAACTTTGAGAGGTCCACGTGGTGGAATGATTATGATGGGTAAAGATTTCGAAAATACTTACGGGCACAAAACACCAAAGGGTGAAACTAAAATGATGAGCCAAGTTCTGGATGGAGCAGTATTTCCGGGAATTCAGGGAGGTCCTTTAGAGCATGTAATCGGAGCTAAAGCCGTGGCTTTTGGAGAAGCTATCGACGATAAATTCTTAACTTATGCAAAACAAGTAAAAGCTAATGCACAAGCATTGGCAAAAGCTATGATTTCTAATGGTTTTGATATTGTAAGTGGTGGAACAGATAATCATTTAATGCTTATTGACCTTAGAAATAAAGGTGTGAATGGTAAAGAAACCGAAAAAGCGTTGGTTAAAGCAGAGATTACTTGTAATAAAAATATGGTTCCGTTTGATGATAAATCACCTTTTACTACTTCCGGGATCCGTTTGGGAACTGCGGCAATTACCACCAGAGGTTTAAAGGAAAATGATATGGAAACTATTGCCGGACTTATTTCTGAAGTTGTAGATAATATTAAAAATGAAGAAGTTTTATCTTCAGTAGGAAAAAAAGTTAACGAGTTAATGGAAGGAAAAGCTTTGTTCAATTATTAG
- a CDS encoding ABC transporter permease, with the protein MFDLDRWQEIFSSIRSNILRTVLSGFTVALGLYIFIVLFGIGNGLQNAFQQGFTRDAQNLISIFTGRTNVAYGGLQANRDITLNNADYDAIVGSQPENVQYSTPRYSTNFLVKYGKESGNYQISGANDEESFIENQKLMNGRFISKRDIENNQYVAVIGRMVQRDLIKNGDPVGKELNINGSIFKVIGVFADDGGDWDERMISLPVSTLQQIKKGSDTISSVYIAYNENMKPEQAIEYGNHLEKELKARKKVSPDDENAVIVNNKAKGLQDSFTFLFVITMIVGFIGLGTLLAGIIGISNIMVYIVKERTKEIGVRKAIGAKPRSIVGLIMQESIVITVVSGFIGVGIGVLTLKLIGGSLEKYFIKDPSVGWGLIFAAFICLVISGLIAGFIPAYRASRIRPIEALRTE; encoded by the coding sequence ATGTTCGACCTAGACAGATGGCAGGAAATCTTCAGTTCTATCCGCAGTAATATTTTGCGGACAGTACTGTCAGGGTTTACTGTAGCATTGGGACTTTACATTTTTATTGTACTTTTTGGTATTGGAAATGGTCTTCAGAATGCATTTCAGCAAGGTTTTACGCGGGATGCTCAAAATCTTATTTCCATTTTTACAGGGCGTACCAACGTTGCCTACGGAGGTTTGCAGGCCAACAGAGATATTACCTTAAATAATGCAGACTATGATGCTATTGTAGGTTCTCAACCTGAAAATGTACAGTATTCTACTCCGAGATATTCTACCAATTTTTTAGTCAAATACGGAAAAGAAAGCGGTAATTATCAAATTTCCGGAGCGAATGATGAAGAGTCTTTTATTGAAAACCAAAAACTGATGAATGGAAGATTTATCTCCAAACGAGATATTGAAAACAATCAGTATGTAGCGGTAATCGGAAGAATGGTTCAGCGGGATTTGATAAAGAATGGAGATCCTGTAGGGAAAGAGCTCAATATTAATGGAAGTATTTTTAAGGTAATTGGCGTTTTTGCAGATGACGGAGGCGACTGGGACGAAAGAATGATTAGTTTGCCGGTTTCCACTTTACAGCAGATAAAAAAAGGTTCGGACACAATAAGCAGCGTCTATATTGCTTATAACGAAAATATGAAGCCCGAACAGGCAATAGAGTATGGTAATCATCTTGAAAAAGAGCTGAAAGCCAGAAAAAAAGTGTCTCCCGATGACGAAAACGCGGTAATCGTGAATAACAAAGCGAAAGGACTGCAAGATTCTTTTACGTTTTTATTTGTAATTACTATGATTGTAGGTTTTATCGGTTTAGGAACTTTATTGGCAGGAATTATCGGAATCAGCAATATTATGGTGTATATCGTAAAAGAAAGGACCAAAGAAATTGGGGTAAGAAAAGCCATTGGAGCAAAACCAAGAAGTATTGTAGGTCTTATAATGCAGGAAAGTATTGTAATTACGGTAGTTTCCGGATTTATAGGGGTGGGAATTGGTGTTTTAACCCTCAAACTGATTGGAGGCAGTCTCGAAAAATATTTTATTAAAGATCCAAGTGTAGGTTGGGGATTAATTTTTGCGGCATTTATCTGCTTGGTGATTTCTGGGCTTATCGCAGGATTTATTCCGGCTTACAGAGCATCGAGAATTAGACCTATTGAAGCATTGAGAACGGAATAA
- a CDS encoding efflux RND transporter periplasmic adaptor subunit, which produces MKKKFTWKKAIYILLALIFAFALFSGISYLVKSNSKESVNFLTRKPTVQNMEDKVMATGKIIPKEEIEIKPNIAGIIEKILVDEGDRVEAGQLIATVRIVPNIAEVNNAQQNVQNAQLQISNAKMNVSNVQTQFTMSEKLFKQGVISKQEYLTAQQQLFAQQQALKNANQQLLTAQKALQIAKTGATPDLQNLATTQIRSKAAGTVLEVPVKVGSQVIEANSFNAGTTICSIADLNSLIFQGEIDEAQAGKLKQGMNMNIVIGALQNKSFPGTLTMIAPKGKDNNGTIKFPVEGDVKNPNNEYIRAGFSANGEIVLSSQKNALLLDESLVQYEKNNGKDQPFVEVKQKDGKFKKVYVKLGASDGINVQVLSGIDKNAEVKVWNPSDKDKEELKEKSAK; this is translated from the coding sequence ATGAAAAAGAAGTTTACCTGGAAAAAAGCAATTTACATTTTGCTTGCCCTTATTTTTGCATTTGCATTATTTTCCGGAATCAGCTATCTCGTAAAATCCAATTCTAAAGAAAGTGTAAATTTTCTTACCCGCAAGCCAACCGTACAAAATATGGAAGATAAGGTAATGGCTACCGGAAAAATTATTCCTAAAGAAGAGATAGAAATAAAACCGAATATTGCAGGTATTATAGAAAAAATTCTAGTAGATGAAGGCGACCGTGTAGAAGCAGGACAGCTTATTGCTACGGTGAGGATTGTTCCGAATATTGCAGAGGTAAACAACGCTCAGCAAAATGTCCAGAATGCACAATTGCAGATAAGCAATGCCAAGATGAATGTTTCTAATGTTCAAACTCAGTTTACCATGTCCGAAAAGCTTTTTAAACAAGGTGTTATTTCAAAACAGGAGTATTTAACTGCTCAGCAACAATTGTTTGCACAGCAGCAGGCTCTTAAAAATGCCAATCAGCAACTTTTAACGGCTCAAAAAGCATTGCAGATAGCGAAAACGGGTGCTACTCCCGATTTACAAAATCTTGCAACCACCCAAATTCGTTCTAAAGCGGCAGGAACTGTTCTTGAAGTACCTGTAAAAGTGGGTAGTCAGGTAATTGAAGCCAACTCCTTCAATGCAGGAACTACTATTTGTTCGATTGCGGATCTTAATTCTTTGATTTTTCAGGGTGAAATTGATGAAGCTCAGGCCGGAAAACTAAAGCAAGGAATGAATATGAATATTGTAATTGGAGCACTTCAGAACAAATCTTTTCCCGGAACTCTTACCATGATTGCTCCTAAAGGGAAAGATAATAACGGAACGATTAAATTTCCGGTAGAAGGCGATGTAAAAAATCCTAATAATGAATACATAAGAGCGGGATTTTCTGCCAATGGAGAAATTGTTTTAAGTTCTCAGAAAAATGCCCTTCTTTTGGATGAATCTCTGGTTCAGTACGAAAAAAATAATGGGAAAGACCAGCCTTTCGTAGAAGTAAAACAAAAGGATGGAAAATTCAAAAAAGTATATGTAAAATTGGGAGCAAGTGACGGAATTAATGTGCAGGTACTTTCCGGTATCGACAAAAATGCTGAGGTAAAAGTCTGGAACCCATCAGACAAAGATAAAGAAGAATTGAAAGAAAAATCTGCTAAATAA
- a CDS encoding ribonucleotide-diphosphate reductase subunit beta has translation MGIFDKRVSYKPFEYPEVLQFVEAINKSFWVHSEVDFTADVQDFHSQLEPHEKNAVKNALLAIAQIEVSVKSFWGNLYNHLPKPELNGLGATFAECEFRHSEAYSRLLEVLGYNEEFTHVVEVPALKKRIEFLSNVLKHANSATPKEYVSSLLLFSILIENVSLFSQFAIILSFTRFKGYMKNVSNIIAWTSVDEQIHANGGIYLINKIREEQPDLLTDSDIEDIYTLVDQSVDLEGEILSWIFELGELDKFSKEDLINFMKYRVDDSLKKINMAPRYNISPEQYRPLMWFEEEVFANSMDDFFAKRPVDYTKHDKSITANDLF, from the coding sequence ATGGGAATTTTCGACAAAAGAGTTAGTTATAAGCCATTTGAATATCCTGAGGTTCTACAGTTTGTAGAAGCCATCAACAAATCTTTCTGGGTACATTCTGAAGTAGATTTTACTGCCGATGTTCAGGATTTCCATTCTCAGTTGGAACCACACGAAAAAAATGCGGTTAAAAATGCACTTTTAGCTATTGCTCAAATCGAAGTTTCTGTAAAATCTTTTTGGGGAAACCTTTACAATCATCTTCCAAAACCTGAGCTTAATGGTTTGGGAGCAACATTTGCAGAATGCGAATTCCGCCATTCGGAAGCTTATTCCAGATTATTGGAAGTATTGGGTTATAACGAAGAATTTACCCATGTTGTAGAAGTTCCTGCTCTTAAAAAAAGAATCGAATTTTTATCTAATGTTTTAAAGCATGCCAATTCTGCAACGCCGAAAGAGTATGTTTCTTCTCTTTTGCTTTTCAGTATTCTTATAGAAAATGTGTCTTTATTTTCTCAGTTTGCCATTATTCTTTCTTTCACAAGATTTAAAGGATACATGAAAAACGTTTCCAATATTATTGCCTGGACTTCTGTTGACGAGCAGATTCACGCCAACGGAGGTATTTACCTGATCAACAAAATTCGTGAGGAGCAGCCGGATCTTCTTACAGATTCCGATATAGAAGATATTTATACTTTGGTAGATCAGTCTGTAGATCTGGAAGGTGAAATCCTAAGCTGGATTTTCGAACTGGGTGAGCTTGATAAATTCTCAAAAGAAGATCTTATCAATTTTATGAAATACCGTGTAGACGACAGTTTGAAAAAAATCAACATGGCGCCGAGATACAATATTTCTCCTGAACAATACCGCCCATTAATGTGGTTTGAAGAAGAGGTTTTCGCCAATTCTATGGATGATTTCTTTGCAAAAAGACCGGTAGATTATACCAAACATGACAAGTCTATCACAGCGAACGATTTATTTTAA
- a CDS encoding regulatory protein RecX has translation MNSDKKLFTYEEIKQKLVNYCVYQDRCHAEVEQKMHEFVLIPEAKDEILLYLMRENYLNEERFTRSYIRGKFYIKNWGRTKIKLSLKQKGITEKLISSCWDEIDEIDYEKIIKKIYENYDRKLFGLKEYQKKQKTIKYLLSRGFEYDVILRIFEN, from the coding sequence ATGAATTCAGATAAAAAGTTGTTTACATATGAAGAAATAAAGCAAAAGCTTGTAAATTATTGTGTTTATCAGGATCGCTGTCATGCAGAAGTAGAACAGAAAATGCACGAATTTGTTTTAATACCCGAAGCTAAAGATGAAATTCTCTTATATCTTATGAGAGAAAATTATTTGAATGAAGAACGATTTACCCGAAGTTATATACGAGGGAAGTTTTACATTAAAAATTGGGGTAGAACTAAGATAAAACTCAGCCTAAAACAAAAAGGGATTACCGAAAAATTAATCTCTTCCTGCTGGGATGAAATAGATGAAATAGATTACGAAAAAATTATTAAAAAGATTTACGAAAATTATGATCGTAAATTGTTTGGATTGAAAGAATATCAAAAAAAACAAAAAACTATTAAGTATTTACTAAGTAGAGGCTTTGAATATGATGTAATTTTACGAATATTTGAAAATTAA
- a CDS encoding ABC transporter ATP-binding protein, with protein MLVIQDLHKSYDTGKSKLHVLKGINLNISEGEFVSIMGSSGSGKSTLLNIIGILDEKDSGVYELDGIPIEHLNEVKAAEYRSRFLGFVFQSFNLIGYKTAVENVALPLYYQNVPRKERNQKALEYLEKVGLGQWANHLPNELSGGQKQRVAIARALITDPKVVLADEPTGALDSKTTHDIMKLLQDINNEGKTIIVVTHEPDVAAQTKRNVVLRDGIIESDEFIEQIVL; from the coding sequence ATGTTAGTAATCCAGGATTTACATAAGTCATACGATACGGGAAAGAGTAAATTACACGTTCTCAAAGGGATTAACCTCAATATTTCCGAGGGCGAATTTGTCTCCATTATGGGAAGTTCGGGTTCGGGGAAGTCTACTTTGCTGAATATTATCGGGATTTTAGATGAAAAAGATTCAGGTGTCTATGAACTGGACGGAATTCCTATCGAACACCTCAATGAAGTAAAAGCTGCAGAATATCGGTCCAGATTTTTAGGATTTGTTTTTCAGTCATTTAATCTCATTGGTTACAAAACAGCGGTAGAAAATGTGGCATTGCCTCTTTATTACCAAAATGTTCCCAGAAAAGAAAGAAATCAAAAAGCTTTGGAGTATCTGGAAAAAGTAGGGTTGGGGCAATGGGCAAATCATCTCCCAAATGAGCTTTCGGGTGGACAGAAGCAGAGAGTTGCCATTGCAAGAGCCCTCATTACAGATCCGAAAGTAGTTCTTGCCGATGAACCTACCGGTGCTTTGGATTCTAAAACGACACATGATATTATGAAGCTCCTTCAGGATATCAACAACGAAGGGAAAACGATTATTGTGGTAACCCATGAACCTGATGTAGCCGCACAGACCAAGCGAAACGTTGTGCTTCGTGACGGCATTATCGAAAGTGATGAGTTCATTGAGCAGATTGTTTTGTAG